A genomic region of Desulfosarcina ovata subsp. ovata contains the following coding sequences:
- a CDS encoding prepilin-type N-terminal cleavage/methylation domain-containing protein, whose protein sequence is MHRFRQLRNHAGVSALEVMVVLIIIGIISVLLIGRSRMGEANLYSQTEVIKSHIRYAQARSMDTDIRWGIRCDDSGKQYWLFSGDDPTAKKHKLPGEESDTVDIGQYGLTLTPTTLSFDDKGRPYVTINNVLQNDLQLTLTSDGGTSTIITITGNTGFVP, encoded by the coding sequence ATGCATCGATTTCGGCAATTACGCAACCATGCGGGGGTTTCTGCGCTGGAAGTCATGGTGGTGCTGATTATCATCGGGATTATCAGTGTTCTCCTTATCGGGCGCAGCCGCATGGGAGAGGCAAACCTCTATTCCCAGACCGAGGTGATCAAATCCCACATCCGTTATGCGCAGGCCCGGTCCATGGATACCGATATCCGCTGGGGCATCCGTTGCGACGATTCGGGGAAACAGTACTGGCTGTTTTCAGGCGACGACCCCACCGCCAAAAAACACAAACTACCTGGCGAAGAATCAGATACGGTCGACATCGGCCAATACGGGCTCACCCTGACACCGACCACCTTGTCATTTGACGACAAGGGCCGCCCGTACGTAACTATTAACAATGTCCTGCAAAATGATCTGCAATTGACGTTAACCTCGGATGGGGGCACATCAACGATAATTACCATTACCGGCAACACGGGATTCGTCCCATGA
- a CDS encoding tetratricopeptide repeat protein has protein sequence MQQPLSDSDSLLNLNLDRTTGQTALALLLLFIGLIVVYAASFSGAWIYDDEANILSNKNIHIGRLTFKDLSRSIHLQPQDPGSAERIKRPLAYMSFAINWYFGKNRVFGYHLVNFCIHFISAAFLYLFITRALLITKPAARYRSMAHPIALLSAFIWAIHPIQVSAVTYIVQRMASMAGMFTIMSMYAYLRFRMSPTLKGKAFGLAACAICGLCALGTKENSAMLPLSLFFLEVLLIQGPQSMNLKKTACRVLPALAAVVLIGLFYVNPLDLIGGYANRPFTPMERILTEPRVVLYYLKVLFYPLLSEMTLVHDIEVSTSLWSPWSTLPSILTIGALFFGALFWLSKKQPLVAFAVVFFFINHLIEGSFISLELIYEHRNYIPSMFIFVIPALLLINVLAYFSYSRKFQLFVVISGAIVLATIGHSSFAYSHLFRNGLIFWKDNAEKSPRLSIVQNNYGIELLQHGFNHKALAYLQRAEQLNRYFNLSQQGVTYHNLGIYHETVEHDFALALTYFEKAMSITAHSKKMGFALCMSYLLNGNVEKARSTLDDLLKKWPDEPDFLLLMGNIRLMAGDPDKALVYARFARRAKPDAVEALAVYGEAYRLKGAFGKARFFWQAYHRECPNSFSAALALLDIFYQAGDNSALCRLIADLAIKKGSQSWDSLLRSYHSPFMFADALFYAVNREQILSIISNSLRKELETIDQHP, from the coding sequence ATGCAACAACCATTATCCGATAGCGATAGCCTATTGAATCTGAACCTTGATCGAACCACGGGACAAACGGCCCTGGCGCTGCTGCTCCTTTTTATCGGACTGATTGTTGTCTACGCGGCCAGTTTTTCAGGGGCCTGGATCTATGACGATGAGGCCAATATCCTGAGCAACAAAAACATCCATATAGGCCGCCTCACGTTCAAAGATCTGAGCCGGTCAATCCATCTGCAGCCGCAGGATCCCGGTAGCGCCGAACGCATCAAAAGGCCACTGGCCTATATGAGTTTCGCGATCAACTGGTATTTCGGGAAAAACCGGGTGTTCGGCTACCATCTGGTCAATTTCTGCATCCATTTTATCTCCGCGGCATTTCTTTATCTGTTTATCACCCGTGCCCTATTAATCACCAAACCCGCTGCACGCTATCGCAGCATGGCGCATCCCATAGCCCTTTTATCCGCTTTTATTTGGGCGATCCATCCGATTCAGGTGAGCGCGGTGACGTACATCGTGCAGCGCATGGCGTCCATGGCGGGGATGTTCACGATTATGAGCATGTATGCCTATTTGAGATTTCGAATGTCCCCGACACTCAAAGGCAAAGCGTTCGGCCTGGCCGCTTGCGCAATATGCGGCCTTTGCGCATTGGGAACCAAAGAGAATAGCGCCATGCTGCCCCTCTCGCTGTTTTTTCTTGAGGTCCTGCTGATTCAGGGACCACAATCAATGAATCTGAAAAAAACGGCTTGCCGGGTATTGCCGGCGCTGGCTGCCGTCGTTTTGATCGGGCTGTTTTATGTCAATCCGCTTGACCTTATCGGGGGATACGCCAATCGTCCCTTTACCCCCATGGAACGGATCCTGACCGAACCCCGGGTGGTGCTCTATTATCTCAAGGTATTGTTCTATCCACTGCTTTCCGAAATGACCCTGGTGCATGATATCGAGGTGTCCACTTCGCTATGGTCTCCCTGGTCCACGCTGCCGTCAATCCTTACCATCGGTGCGCTTTTTTTCGGTGCCTTGTTCTGGCTTTCCAAAAAACAACCCCTTGTCGCTTTTGCCGTGGTTTTCTTTTTCATCAACCATCTGATTGAAGGCTCCTTCATCAGTCTGGAACTGATTTATGAGCACCGCAACTATATCCCGTCCATGTTTATTTTTGTCATTCCGGCTTTGCTGCTGATCAACGTTTTGGCTTACTTTTCCTACAGCCGAAAATTCCAACTGTTTGTAGTAATCAGCGGGGCGATCGTACTGGCAACCATTGGCCACTCCAGCTTCGCGTACAGCCATTTGTTCCGCAATGGATTGATTTTCTGGAAGGACAACGCTGAAAAGTCTCCCCGCCTGAGCATCGTGCAGAATAATTACGGCATTGAACTGTTGCAGCACGGTTTCAACCATAAGGCGCTGGCGTATCTTCAACGGGCAGAACAGCTGAACCGCTATTTCAATCTGTCCCAACAGGGCGTAACCTATCACAATCTTGGCATCTACCATGAGACGGTCGAGCACGATTTTGCACTGGCGTTAACCTATTTTGAGAAAGCGATGTCCATTACGGCACATTCCAAAAAGATGGGATTTGCCCTGTGCATGAGTTACTTGCTTAATGGAAACGTTGAAAAGGCTCGATCCACGCTTGATGACCTCCTAAAAAAATGGCCCGATGAGCCGGATTTCCTTTTATTAATGGGAAATATTCGATTGATGGCGGGCGATCCCGACAAGGCACTGGTATATGCCCGGTTTGCTCGCAGGGCCAAGCCGGATGCCGTTGAGGCCCTGGCGGTTTACGGTGAAGCGTACCGATTAAAGGGGGCGTTTGGAAAAGCGAGGTTTTTTTGGCAGGCATATCATCGGGAATGCCCCAATAGCTTCAGTGCAGCTCTTGCTTTATTGGATATTTTTTATCAGGCCGGGGATAACAGTGCCCTTTGTCGTCTTATTGCAGATTTGGCAATAAAAAAGGGTTCCCAATCTTGGGATAGTTTGCTTCGAAGTTACCATTCTCCATTCATGTTTGCCGATGCACTGTTTTACGCCGTGAATCGAGAGCAGATCCTATCCATCATCTCCAACTCCTTACGGAAAGAATTGGAGACAATTGACCAACATCCCTGA
- a CDS encoding type IV pilin protein — MMNKRKVEAHLKNQKGFTLVEIIAVLVILGILAAVAIPKYFDLQSEARLKALDAALAEGVGRVNQHFAKQLLLGDTPGQIVYDNITLGTNLGDFTLNTTLFGNTNIYLMVTGNSNTLMPGQTKGRLIPRPGSP, encoded by the coding sequence ATGATGAATAAGCGAAAAGTCGAAGCGCATCTTAAAAACCAGAAGGGTTTTACCCTGGTCGAGATCATTGCCGTTCTGGTCATTCTGGGTATTCTGGCGGCCGTTGCCATTCCGAAATACTTTGATCTGCAATCGGAGGCGAGGCTCAAGGCGCTTGACGCGGCTCTCGCCGAGGGTGTCGGCCGGGTTAATCAACATTTTGCGAAACAACTGCTTCTCGGAGATACCCCCGGACAAATTGTCTATGATAACATAACGCTGGGTACTAACTTGGGAGATTTTACCTTGAATACGACGTTGTTCGGCAATACGAACATCTACCTGATGGTTACTGGCAACAGCAACACCCTAATGCCTGGCCAAACTAAAGGCAGACTAATCCCCCGGCCTGGGTCACCTTAA
- a CDS encoding sigma-54 interaction domain-containing protein, with product MKDIRINISLYVIIPVIFAGIAILSIIVTYNTTVSYLSKSMDPQRPVFLWGTLLIAFTLVCGVLIVKFLIDPVKQFVRKTKNLGVVKSAAAPTDPPKANDDMGRFTLFFDQVTEILSKVEARQLFPDIIGQSKTMRGVFNQIVKVAPRESTVLITGETGTGKELIARSIHQHSKRQDKPFIAINCAAIPEGLLESELFGHEKGAFTGANRKKPGKFEMADGGTLFLDEIGDMPLDTQAKVLRAIEENAVQRVGGLHPKPVNVRFITATNHDLEKMVEAGRFRKDLFYRLNVFSIMLPPLRHRREDIPLLAERFLHQMGREIVISSEALQMLMANDWPGNVRELKNALESAAVLAVDDTISPATLPISVGRDRNSRHLSNGREGPLLSTIDEPDDGADLDTRIKNYERRAIVNALLETGGVQIKAAAHLGIKERSLWHRIKKHSINISDFKQ from the coding sequence ATGAAAGATATTCGCATTAATATCAGCCTGTATGTGATTATTCCGGTGATTTTTGCCGGCATTGCCATTTTGTCCATCATCGTGACTTACAATACCACCGTATCCTACCTGTCCAAATCGATGGATCCACAGCGGCCGGTTTTTTTGTGGGGCACGCTGCTGATCGCTTTCACCCTGGTCTGTGGCGTCCTCATCGTCAAATTCCTGATTGATCCGGTAAAACAGTTTGTTCGTAAAACCAAAAATCTGGGTGTTGTCAAATCCGCAGCGGCACCCACCGATCCTCCGAAGGCCAACGATGATATGGGGCGCTTCACCCTGTTTTTCGATCAGGTCACCGAAATTTTAAGCAAAGTCGAGGCTCGCCAGCTTTTTCCGGACATTATCGGGCAGAGCAAGACCATGCGGGGTGTCTTCAACCAGATCGTCAAGGTCGCACCCAGGGAATCCACCGTGCTGATTACCGGTGAAACCGGTACGGGAAAGGAATTGATCGCACGCAGCATCCACCAACACAGCAAACGGCAGGATAAACCGTTTATTGCCATTAATTGTGCCGCCATTCCCGAAGGGCTGCTGGAAAGTGAACTGTTCGGCCATGAAAAAGGGGCGTTTACCGGCGCCAACCGCAAAAAACCGGGAAAATTCGAAATGGCCGACGGAGGAACGCTTTTTTTGGATGAAATTGGTGACATGCCGTTGGACACCCAGGCCAAGGTTTTGCGCGCCATCGAAGAAAACGCGGTCCAGCGGGTGGGTGGGCTTCACCCCAAGCCCGTGAATGTCCGCTTTATCACGGCAACCAACCATGATCTTGAAAAAATGGTAGAAGCCGGACGATTTCGTAAGGATCTATTTTACCGGTTGAACGTTTTTTCGATCATGCTGCCCCCACTTAGGCATCGACGCGAAGATATTCCCCTGCTGGCCGAACGGTTTTTACATCAGATGGGCCGGGAGATTGTGATTTCATCGGAGGCCCTGCAAATGCTGATGGCCAATGACTGGCCGGGAAACGTTCGCGAACTGAAAAATGCACTTGAATCAGCAGCCGTTCTGGCTGTGGACGACACCATCTCACCGGCGACACTACCAATTTCCGTAGGCCGCGATAGGAACAGCAGGCATCTTTCCAACGGGCGGGAAGGGCCATTGCTGTCGACAATCGATGAACCAGATGATGGGGCGGACCTGGATACGCGGATTAAAAATTACGAACGCAGGGCGATTGTAAATGCACTGCTCGAAACCGGTGGCGTTCAGATCAAGGCTGCGGCCCATTTGGGCATCAAGGAACGCAGCTTATGGCACCGGATAAAGAAACATTCGATAAACATATCGGATTTCAAGCAATAA
- a CDS encoding type II secretion system F family protein — protein MAKYYYRAISENGTPITGLIDADTVESVASILVGRGYIPQKITDAARSGVGFRLTRLKEKLAPVRTPELILFTKQLRTLIRAGVPMLKLLQVLENQTENIKLKSIIVSIAQDIREGGTLYDGFRKYPGVFSSLYCSMLLAGETSGALPEILDRLIYILDHDHKIRSEISSALQYPIIVMVALFAAFVILLTLVIPRFTGIFLRSGLKLPLPTVICMKLYTVLAAYWPLLLLLALVTVVLLQLYLKTDRGRFRRDKLILHLPLVGELVLKAAMARFASIFSILQASGISVLETMSILKETINNSALARAFERIGERLEEGRGIAGPLAASPYFTPIIINMVAIGEESGNLDEMLHEAADHYDSELEYAMKRISDSIGPILTVCLAAVVLFFALAIYLPMWDLVKMVK, from the coding sequence ATGGCCAAATATTACTACCGGGCGATTTCAGAAAACGGCACTCCCATTACCGGGTTGATTGATGCCGATACCGTGGAAAGCGTTGCCAGCATCCTCGTGGGGCGTGGCTACATTCCCCAGAAAATAACCGATGCGGCACGGTCCGGGGTCGGATTCCGGCTGACTCGGCTCAAGGAAAAGCTGGCACCGGTCAGGACGCCGGAACTGATCCTGTTCACCAAGCAGCTCAGAACCCTGATCCGCGCCGGCGTTCCCATGCTCAAACTGCTTCAGGTACTGGAAAATCAAACAGAAAACATAAAGCTGAAAAGTATTATCGTCTCCATTGCCCAGGACATCCGTGAAGGCGGAACTCTGTACGATGGCTTTCGAAAATACCCGGGTGTTTTTTCGTCACTCTACTGCAGCATGCTGCTTGCCGGTGAAACCAGCGGGGCACTGCCTGAGATTCTGGATCGGTTGATTTACATTTTGGACCATGACCATAAAATCCGTTCCGAAATCAGTTCGGCCTTGCAATATCCGATTATTGTGATGGTGGCCCTTTTTGCGGCCTTCGTGATTCTGCTGACCCTGGTGATTCCCCGATTTACCGGAATTTTTTTGAGATCGGGACTGAAACTGCCTCTGCCAACGGTCATCTGTATGAAATTGTACACAGTATTGGCCGCATATTGGCCCCTGTTGCTGTTGCTGGCCCTTGTAACGGTGGTTTTGCTGCAACTCTATCTGAAAACCGATCGTGGCCGGTTCAGGCGTGACAAACTCATATTGCATCTGCCACTGGTGGGCGAACTGGTCCTCAAAGCCGCCATGGCGAGATTTGCCAGCATTTTTTCAATCCTCCAGGCCAGTGGAATCTCTGTTCTCGAAACCATGTCTATTTTGAAAGAAACCATCAACAATTCCGCCCTTGCCAGAGCTTTTGAACGCATTGGCGAACGGCTTGAGGAGGGACGCGGAATTGCCGGACCGCTGGCGGCTTCTCCCTATTTCACCCCGATTATCATCAATATGGTGGCCATTGGCGAAGAGTCCGGCAACCTGGATGAAATGCTCCATGAGGCCGCCGACCATTACGATTCGGAACTGGAATATGCGATGAAACGGATTTCCGATTCGATAGGGCCAATCTTAACGGTGTGCCTGGCCGCCGTTGTGCTGTTCTTTGCACTGGCCATTTATCTTCCCATGTGGGATCTCGTAAAAATGGTTAAATAA
- a CDS encoding GspE/PulE family protein: MKAKKKLGEMLVEGGLLTEAQLDQAIAEHQRNNIKLGEYLVREGMVSSSDIVNLVSRQMGIEKYQPETYPINVQLANTIPLDMCQKHQLVPIKRSDHLLKIAMTDPMDIHALDSVEVHTNTEVEAVICTYQDLNLMISSLYGTYSGIGGVLDGMSEMQIESAHDSDPVAMNEDVEVRSLHDMAEEAPVIRLVNSILSQAVREGASDIHISPEKDYVQVRFRVDGKLHEVPAPPKSLILLIISRVKILANMDISLSRVPQDGRFTVRMDNKEINIRASTIPTIYGENLVLRLLDTSSGVYSLDHLGMSEADIRKLEPIIHKPYGMILSTGPTGSGKSTTLYSILKKINQPDINIITIEDPVEYRVNKIRQIQLNRKAGMTFASGLRAIMRQDPDVIMVGEIRDSETAGIAVQSALTGHRVLSTVHTNDAAGAITRFIDMGVEPFLVSSVVLVCIAQRLVRKVCPYCKTAWKPPRSALSYWGLDKVQGANFVKGKGCFNCMDKGYKGRTGIFEILAIDEMVQDMILRRVSSQDIMRAARDAGNLRTLKDDAIRKVVEGETTLDEAMSAVMT, encoded by the coding sequence GTGAAAGCGAAAAAGAAACTCGGCGAAATGCTGGTGGAAGGCGGACTGTTGACCGAGGCACAGCTCGACCAGGCCATTGCCGAGCATCAGCGCAACAATATCAAACTGGGCGAATATCTGGTTCGGGAGGGGATGGTCAGCAGTTCCGACATCGTGAACCTGGTCTCCCGTCAAATGGGGATCGAAAAATACCAGCCCGAAACCTATCCCATCAATGTGCAGCTGGCCAACACGATTCCCCTGGACATGTGCCAGAAGCATCAGCTGGTGCCCATCAAGCGATCCGACCACCTGCTGAAAATTGCCATGACCGATCCCATGGATATCCATGCGCTGGACAGCGTTGAGGTTCATACCAATACGGAAGTTGAGGCGGTGATCTGCACCTACCAGGACCTCAACCTGATGATTTCCAGCCTCTACGGAACCTATAGCGGCATCGGCGGGGTGCTTGACGGCATGAGCGAAATGCAGATCGAAAGCGCCCATGACTCGGATCCGGTCGCCATGAACGAAGATGTGGAGGTTCGTTCGCTTCACGACATGGCCGAGGAGGCACCGGTCATTCGTTTGGTCAACTCAATCCTGTCCCAGGCCGTGCGCGAAGGCGCCAGCGATATCCATATTTCACCGGAAAAGGACTATGTTCAGGTCCGGTTCCGGGTCGATGGTAAGCTGCACGAAGTCCCGGCGCCACCCAAGTCGCTAATTTTATTAATAATATCAAGGGTCAAGATCCTGGCGAATATGGATATTTCCCTTTCGCGGGTTCCCCAGGACGGACGTTTTACCGTTCGCATGGACAATAAGGAGATCAATATCCGGGCGTCGACCATTCCCACCATTTATGGAGAGAATCTGGTGTTGCGCCTTCTGGACACCAGCAGCGGTGTCTATTCGTTGGATCACCTGGGCATGAGTGAGGCCGATATCCGCAAGCTGGAACCCATTATCCACAAACCTTACGGAATGATTCTGAGCACGGGCCCCACGGGAAGCGGCAAAAGCACCACGCTTTATTCGATCCTTAAAAAAATCAATCAGCCGGACATCAATATCATTACCATCGAGGATCCGGTCGAATACCGGGTCAACAAGATCCGCCAGATTCAACTGAACCGCAAGGCCGGGATGACCTTTGCCAGTGGGTTGCGGGCCATCATGCGCCAGGACCCGGATGTGATCATGGTCGGCGAGATCCGGGACTCGGAAACGGCCGGCATCGCCGTGCAGAGTGCGCTCACCGGTCATCGGGTACTGAGTACGGTACATACCAACGATGCCGCCGGTGCCATTACCCGGTTCATTGACATGGGCGTCGAGCCGTTTCTGGTTTCATCGGTGGTGTTGGTCTGCATTGCCCAGCGTCTGGTGCGGAAAGTCTGCCCATATTGCAAAACCGCCTGGAAACCGCCCCGCTCAGCCCTCTCTTACTGGGGGCTGGACAAGGTCCAGGGCGCCAATTTTGTTAAAGGCAAAGGATGTTTCAACTGCATGGACAAGGGATACAAGGGCCGTACCGGTATCTTCGAGATTTTGGCGATCGACGAAATGGTCCAGGATATGATCCTGCGCCGCGTCTCTTCCCAGGATATCATGCGCGCCGCCCGGGATGCCGGCAACCTGCGAACCCTCAAAGACGACGCCATACGCAAGGTGGTTGAAGGGGAAACCACCCTTGATGAAGCCATGTCGGCCGTGATGACCTAA
- a CDS encoding AAA family ATPase has product MDYFSILNLDREPFSNTPDPQFLFESRQHVCCLQKIELALRLKRGLNVVIGSVGAGKTTLCRALLQQFASDTTIESHLILDPGFDSPSAFLRRIGRMITGRPLPEHDGHGAKEQIKNSLFQKGVKQNKTVILIVDEGQKLSLDCLEILRELLNYETNTQKLLQIVVFAQDEFQQALAATANLADRVNLIHFLGPMDFGDTCRMIRFRIGRASSDAQGPNLFTPLSLFAIYRATGGYPRKIIHLCHQCMLAMIIQNRRRIGWPLVHACANRLKNRPRRRRRVAAVTAVVFMMSVCLVAALTPELAVSIFRPFRHSDRATDLSGVTHGAVPTAETASSLAVKTRFAILPPANDGTLSVDDPPLDRSIAGGPLLAGKTVETLPETAVSQPPTMLGGLNVKPKDNLTRMITLVYGNFHRRYLDAVLAANPSIANADTIRMGSTITFPAIAAEPVAATGASYWIKLDEAPFLENAFRRIQQLAETDAAPPIRLIIDCEPIKGMTFGIYLAGYFADRESARRQLAGLPADLARHAEIISGWPPRAIFFSDPYADHPVPVTAKQYG; this is encoded by the coding sequence ATGGACTATTTCAGCATCCTCAACCTGGATCGGGAACCGTTCTCCAACACCCCTGATCCGCAGTTCCTGTTCGAGTCCCGGCAGCATGTGTGCTGCCTGCAGAAAATCGAACTGGCCCTGCGGCTCAAACGGGGCCTGAACGTCGTGATCGGTTCCGTTGGAGCGGGTAAGACCACCTTGTGCCGGGCTCTGCTGCAGCAGTTCGCCAGCGATACCACCATCGAATCGCATCTGATTCTGGATCCAGGGTTCGACTCGCCATCGGCTTTCCTGAGGCGCATCGGCCGCATGATCACCGGCCGCCCCCTGCCTGAGCACGATGGTCATGGGGCCAAAGAGCAGATCAAAAACAGCCTGTTTCAAAAAGGCGTCAAGCAGAACAAAACCGTCATCCTAATCGTTGACGAGGGCCAGAAACTCTCCCTGGACTGTCTTGAAATCCTGCGTGAACTGCTCAACTACGAAACCAATACCCAAAAATTGCTGCAGATCGTTGTTTTTGCTCAGGATGAGTTCCAGCAGGCGCTGGCAGCCACAGCCAACCTGGCCGATAGGGTCAACCTGATTCATTTTCTCGGCCCCATGGATTTTGGTGATACGTGCCGGATGATCCGTTTCAGGATCGGTCGGGCCAGCAGCGACGCCCAAGGCCCCAATCTGTTCACCCCCTTGTCCCTGTTCGCCATTTATCGTGCTACCGGAGGGTATCCGCGAAAAATTATCCATCTGTGCCATCAATGCATGCTGGCAATGATCATCCAAAATCGGCGCCGCATCGGCTGGCCGCTGGTGCACGCCTGTGCAAACCGCCTAAAAAATCGTCCACGCCGGCGACGGCGAGTGGCTGCTGTCACTGCCGTGGTTTTTATGATGAGCGTCTGCCTGGTTGCCGCACTCACCCCGGAACTGGCGGTCTCGATCTTTCGCCCTTTCAGGCATTCGGATCGCGCTACGGACCTGTCCGGGGTAACCCACGGTGCGGTGCCGACAGCCGAAACCGCTTCTTCACTTGCCGTTAAAACCCGTTTTGCCATCCTCCCACCGGCGAACGACGGCACCCTTTCTGTGGATGATCCGCCTTTGGACCGATCCATTGCCGGGGGCCCCCTTTTGGCCGGAAAGACCGTGGAAACGCTACCTGAAACCGCTGTTTCCCAGCCACCGACGATGCTCGGCGGCTTGAACGTGAAACCAAAAGACAATCTGACACGAATGATAACGCTTGTTTATGGCAATTTTCACCGGCGTTATCTCGATGCGGTGTTAGCGGCCAACCCGTCCATCGCCAATGCCGATACGATCCGCATGGGATCAACGATTACCTTTCCGGCCATCGCAGCAGAACCTGTTGCGGCTACGGGCGCTTCATATTGGATCAAACTGGACGAGGCCCCATTCCTGGAAAATGCATTTCGACGGATCCAGCAACTGGCGGAGACCGATGCCGCGCCGCCGATCCGTTTGATCATTGACTGCGAACCGATCAAAGGGATGACTTTCGGGATTTACCTCGCCGGGTACTTTGCGGATAGGGAATCGGCCCGTCGACAATTGGCCGGCCTGCCCGCTGACCTTGCCCGGCACGCCGAAATCATTTCCGGTTGGCCGCCCCGGGCTATCTTTTTTTCTGACCCATACGCGGACCATCCGGTACCGGTAACAGCAAAACAATACGGGTGA
- the pilQ gene encoding type IV pilus secretin PilQ, with translation MLSKNRLCRIVSGLATLLLMATLCGCAGQETPPVKSDFERWQARAEEAKGYSPAEQHRVIDMPETPSPANRPLLSQAQPERPLPESPVTLKIYQTDTAVLLRALTRSVGISAIISDTVKGTSSLNVENIPWNQVFNGIVKTHGLSYTWEGQLLRIVTLEDKANLLKQLEADQKILSRQRELALAEPLLTKIIHVDYADAGKLKGNLEKFLSATDGGKILGSVLLDEHNNALIIQATRNDLERMIALVSELDQPTAQVLIEAHIVEATKTVGRELGIQWGGYYHWNRGSDSYGIAPSADAASDLDTSNMWTSNFPADVSDSGFSLGFFADTANATLAIQLSALEEEDKLNILSNPSITTLDNQTAIIESGAEIPFQTVEDSSTQIEYKKAVLRLEVTPHVIQGDTLKLSIKTNKDEPSDVSDSNGYPRINTKKAETTVVLYDGQTTVIGGLNKQSDNDGESGVPGLRKIPVLGYLFKGESKSREKEDLLIFITPHILKRRPAVQ, from the coding sequence ATGTTATCCAAAAACCGTCTTTGTCGGATCGTTTCAGGGCTGGCAACACTGTTGCTCATGGCCACGCTTTGCGGCTGTGCCGGGCAGGAAACGCCGCCCGTCAAGAGCGATTTCGAACGTTGGCAGGCGCGGGCGGAGGAGGCGAAGGGGTATTCGCCGGCTGAACAGCACCGCGTCATCGATATGCCGGAAACCCCCTCTCCGGCGAACCGCCCGCTGCTCTCCCAGGCACAACCGGAACGGCCGCTGCCGGAAAGTCCCGTGACCCTGAAAATTTATCAGACCGATACCGCCGTACTGCTTCGCGCCCTGACTCGATCCGTGGGCATCAGCGCCATTATCAGCGATACGGTCAAGGGAACCAGCAGCCTCAATGTGGAAAACATCCCCTGGAATCAGGTTTTCAATGGTATCGTCAAAACCCACGGTCTCTCCTACACTTGGGAGGGCCAACTGCTGCGCATCGTCACCCTCGAGGACAAGGCCAATCTTCTGAAACAGTTGGAGGCCGACCAGAAGATCCTGTCCAGGCAGCGGGAACTGGCGCTTGCCGAGCCGCTGCTGACCAAGATTATTCATGTGGATTACGCCGATGCCGGCAAGCTGAAAGGCAATCTGGAAAAATTTCTCAGCGCCACAGATGGCGGAAAAATTCTGGGCTCGGTGCTGCTTGACGAACACAACAATGCCCTGATCATCCAGGCCACGCGCAATGATCTCGAGCGCATGATCGCCTTGGTCAGCGAACTGGACCAGCCCACCGCCCAGGTGCTCATCGAGGCCCATATTGTCGAGGCCACCAAAACGGTGGGCCGTGAACTGGGCATCCAGTGGGGCGGCTACTACCATTGGAATAGAGGTAGTGATTCGTACGGGATCGCTCCTAGTGCTGATGCAGCCAGTGATTTGGATACATCAAACATGTGGACGAGTAATTTCCCAGCAGATGTATCGGATTCAGGTTTCTCATTGGGTTTTTTTGCAGACACGGCCAATGCAACGCTGGCAATCCAATTAAGTGCTTTGGAGGAGGAAGACAAACTCAACATCCTCTCCAATCCATCGATCACCACCCTGGACAACCAGACGGCCATCATCGAAAGCGGGGCCGAGATTCCCTTCCAGACCGTCGAGGACAGCAGCACCCAGATCGAGTACAAAAAGGCCGTACTGCGCCTGGAGGTCACCCCCCATGTCATCCAGGGCGATACCCTGAAGCTCTCGATCAAAACCAACAAGGACGAGCCCAGTGACGTCAGTGACAGCAACGGTTATCCGCGGATCAACACCAAAAAAGCCGAAACCACGGTGGTTCTTTACGATGGCCAGACCACGGTCATCGGCGGCCTCAACAAGCAGTCCGATAACGACGGCGAGTCCGGGGTGCCTGGGTTACGCAAAATTCCCGTGCTGGGCTATCTTTTCAAAGGGGAATCCAAAAGCCGTGAAAAAGAGGATCTGCTGATTTTCATTACTCCCCATATTTTAAAAAGACGGCCGGCGGTTCAATAG